A stretch of the Capsicum annuum cultivar UCD-10X-F1 chromosome 10, UCD10Xv1.1, whole genome shotgun sequence genome encodes the following:
- the LOC107844120 gene encoding putative F-box protein At3g16210, with the protein MIFPADPPGDEMTDILSRLPIEDLMKFRSVCKSWSNFIRDPCFINMHMNQRSLYKESYLIGKDILDVTKNECCTLYSDETFAEHKKLEFPLCESTKSFEVFGCCNGVLFLLYPITPRSSSKMYFWNPATKMIKNLCRSPVQLPDVSNHLVFGFAYVPQLDEYKVVRILYHEERNLTDPPTLPPIVEIYSLKTNSWTKIEIELSYFITSHMAKAFLDGSAYWLARKANESDYDDFIVSFNMADHVFEEIPLPVSSSDDGALTGSLAVFCDSIYLFAHNSLEWWHMDDG; encoded by the coding sequence ATGATTTTCCCCGCTGATCCACCTGGTGATGAAATGACAGACATCTTATCAAGACTTCCTATCGAAGATCTCATGAAATTCAGGTCTGTTTGCAaatcttggtctaatttcattagAGATCCTTGTTTTATTAACATGCATATGAATCAACGTTCATTATATAAGGAAAGCTATTTGATCGGTAAAGATATCTTGGATGTCACAAAAAATGAGTGTTGCACTTTGTACTCCGATGAAACATTTGCCGAGCACAAGAAATTAGAATTTCCTTTGTGTGAATCGACTAAAAGTTTTGAAGTTTTTGGTTGTTGCAATGGtgttctctttcttctttaccCTATAACTCCTAGATCTAGTAGCAAAATGTATTTTTGGAACCCAGCCACAAAAATGATCAAGAATCTTTGTAGATCCCCCGTGCAGCTTCCTGATGTTTCTAATCACCTAGTGTTTGGGTTTGCCTACGTTCCTCAATTGGATGAATATAAGGTGGTCAGAATTTTGTATCATGAGGAAAGGAATCTCACAGACCCCCCAACACTTCCGCCTATTGTTGAAATTTACTCATTGAAAACAAATTCTTGGACAAAAATTGAGATTGAACTCTCATACTTTATTACCAGTCATATGGCAAAGGCATTTCTTGATGGATCTGCATATTGGCTTGCACGAAAGGCTAATGAATCTGACTACGATGACTTCATTGTGTCTTTCAATATGGCTGACCATGTTTTTGAAGAAATACCACTCCCAGTGTCTAGCTCTGATGATGGTGCATTAACTGGATCATTAGCAGTCTTTTGTGATTCAATTTACCTATTTGCACATAATTCACTGGAGTGGTGGCATATGGATGATGGGTGA
- the LOC107845359 gene encoding non-functional pseudokinase ZED1 has product MHHFKELISKLSPFASKGRLRKEQNYLKNGSAVLEEFLTLCDGKCRIPLRYFSAIEIERATKDAENSVIFIKGTYMVKGLLDKRSILVNFTYCNFDRKFSDVCRDIAITSQMSHLKNVLKIIGCCLEYGEPVMVYEYVEDAITLDDLLSNNGYARNSSIPWESRLRIANEIASVIVFLHSEFTTPIIFRDLHSQKVLIDQSSGVSKLYDFSFSVPLPPGELEVEAQDGVRGTCGHPDPEYCCSGIVTQKTDVYSFGNVLLQLLTGKNAYVRNGAIIKFGETYLESNMEECNVMDIADPDILAGERGIHEIRQQLEDYFDLVKRCTVTKGDDRPYMIYVARELRRMEKCFHALSTPVLN; this is encoded by the coding sequence ATGCATCACTTTAAGGAACTTATAAGCAAACTATCACCCTTTGCCTCTAAAGGAAGGCTGAGGAAAGAGCAGAACTATTTGAAGAATGGAAGTGCAGTGTTAGAGGAGTTTCTTACTTTATGCGATGGAAAATGCCGAATTCCCCTCCGTTACTTTAGTGCCATAGAAATCGAGAGAGCAACAAAAGACGCAGAGAATTCAGTAATTTTCATCAAAGGAACATATATGGTAAAAGGTTTACTAGACAAACGCAGTATTCTGGTTAATTTCACATACTGTAATTTTGACAGAAAGTTCAGTGATGTATGCCGAGATATAGCAATTACTTCGCAGATGAGCCATCTTAAGAACGTGCTTAAAATTATCGGCTGCTGCCTAGAATATGGAGAACCTGTTATGGTGTATGAATATGTTGAGGATGCAATAACTCTTGATGATTTACTTTCCAATAATGGTTATGCTAGAAATTCGTCCATACCTTGGGAAAGTAGACTGCGGATTGCCAATGAGATCGCTTCAGTAATTGTTTTTCTCCATAGTGAATTTACTACGCCCATCATTTTCAGAGACCTGCACTCACAAAAGGTGTTAATAGATCAGAGTAGTGGAGTTTCCAAACTGTACGATTTCTCATTCTCCGTACCATTGCCTCCGGGAGAATTGGAAGTAGAAGCTCAAGATGGTGTGCGCGGAACATGTGGCCATCCTGATCCAGAATACTGCTGCTCGGGTATTGTTACTCAAAAAACTGATGTCTACAGTTTTGGAAATGTTCTCTTGCAGCTATTGACTGGAAAAAATGCGTATGTGCGTAATGGTGCGATCATAAAATTTGGGGAAACGTACTTGGAATCCAATATGGAAGAGTGTAATGTAATGGATATAGCGGATCCTGACATTTTGGCTGGAGAGCGTGGAATTCATGAGATTCGACAACAATTGGAAGACTACTTTGATCTTGTTAAGAGATGCACGGTTACAAAGGGAGACGATAGACCATACATGATTTATGTTGCAAGAGAATTGCGCCGAATGGAGAAGTGTTTTCATGCCCTCAGTACTCCTGTTCTGAATTAG